A region of Channa argus isolate prfri chromosome 8, Channa argus male v1.0, whole genome shotgun sequence DNA encodes the following proteins:
- the tbl1xr1a gene encoding F-box-like/WD repeat-containing protein TBL1XR1a isoform X1: protein MSISSDEVNFLVYRYLQESGFSHSAFTFGIESHISQSNINGALVPPAALISIIQKGLQYVEAEVSINEDGTLFDGRPIESLSLIDAVMPDVVQTRQQAYRDKMAQQQAAASAPTSATGGSIGSNAKNGENTTNGEENGAHALANNHADLMEVDGDVEIPQNKAMVLRGHESEVFICAWNPVSDLLASGSGDSTARIWNLSENSTSSSTQLVLRHCIREGGQDVPSNKDVTSLDWNSEGTLLATGSYDGFARIWTKDGNLASTLGQHKGPIFALKWNKKGNFILSAGVDKTTIIWDAHTGEAKQQFPFHSAPALDVDWQSNNTFASCSTDMCIHVCKLGQDRPIKTFQGHTNEVNAIKWDPTGNLLASCSDDMTLKIWSMKQDSCVHDLQAHSKEIYTIKWSPTGPGTNNPSANLMLASASFDSTVRLWDVERGICIHTLTKHQEPVYSVAFSPDGRHLASGSFDKCVHIWNTQTGALVHSYRGTGGIFEVCWNAAGDKVGASASDGSVCVLDLRK from the exons ATGAGCATTAGCAGCGATGAGGTCAACTTCCTGGTCTACAGATACCTGCAGGAGTCAG GTTTCTCCCACTCAGCGTTTACATTTGGTATAGAAAGCCACATCAGCCAATCTAACATCAACGGTGCTCTGGTTCCCCCTGCTGCTCTCATCAGCATCATCCAGAAGGGCCTGCAGTATGTCGAGGCTGAAGTCAGCATCAATGAG GATGGGACGCTATTTGATGGGCGGCCCATTGAGTCTCTGTCCCTGATCGACGCAGTAATGCCAGATGTTGTTCAGACACGGCAGCAGGCCTACCGTGACAAAATGGCCCAGCAGCAGGCTGCCGCTTCAGCACCTACGTCAGCCACTGGTGGTAGCATTGGCAGCAATGCCAAAAATGGAGAGAATACCACCAATGGAGAAGAGAATGGAGCTCATGCCTTAGCAA ACAACCACGCAGACCTGATGGAGGTGGACGGAGATGTAGAGATCCCACAGAACAAGGCCATGGTCTTGCGGGGCCACGAGTCCGAGGTCTTCATCTGTGCCTGGAACCCAGTCAGTGATCTGCTGGCATCGGG GTCCGGTGATTCGACAGCTCGTATCTGGAACCTGAGTGAGAACAGTACAAGCAGCTCCACACAACTGGTTCTGAGACACTGCATACGTGAGGGGGGGCAGGACGTCCCCAGCAACAAAGACGTCACCTCACTAGACTGGAAT AGTGAGGGCACGCTGTTAGCAACAGGCTCCTATGATGGATTTGCCAGAATATGGACAAAGGATG GGAACCTGGCCAGTACACTTGGCCAACACAAAGGTCCCATCTTTGCCcttaaatggaataaaaaaggCAATTTTATCCTGAGTGCCGGAGTAGACAAG ACTACAATCATATGGGATGCCCACACAGGAGAAGCCAAACAACAGTTTCCCTTCCATTCAG CTCCAGCACTAGACGTGGACTGGCAGAGCAACAACACGTTTGCATCCTGCAGTACAGACATGTGCATCCACGTCTGTAAACTAGGACAGGACAGACCCATAAAAACATTCCAAGGACACACA AATGAAGTGAATGCAATCAAGTGGGATCCTACAGGGAACCTGCTAGCCTCCTGCTCAGATGACATGACACTGAAG ATCTGGAGTATGAAGCAGGACTCCTGTGTCCATGACCTACAGGCCCACAGTAAAGAAATCTACACCATCAAATGGAGCCCCACCGGCCCTGGGACCAATAATCCCAGCGCTAACCTTATGCTAGCCAG TGCATCATTTGACTCCACAGTTCGGCTTTGGGATGTGGAAAGAGGCATCTGTATTCATACACTGACTAAACACCAAGagccagtctacagtgtggctTTTAGTCCTGATGGTCGGCATCTGGCCAGTGGCTCCTTTGACAAATGCGTGCACATCTGGAATACACAG ACAGGTGCTTTAGTCCACAGTTACAGAGGGACAGGGGGGATCTTTGAGGTCTGCTGGAACGCAGCAGGGGATAAAGTGGGAGCCAGTGCATCAGATGGATCT GTGTGTGTACTAGACCTTCGGAAAtag
- the tbl1xr1a gene encoding F-box-like/WD repeat-containing protein TBL1XR1a isoform X2 encodes MLNRLNSSQQCWTHKCQAFCFSHSAFTFGIESHISQSNINGALVPPAALISIIQKGLQYVEAEVSINEDGTLFDGRPIESLSLIDAVMPDVVQTRQQAYRDKMAQQQAAASAPTSATGGSIGSNAKNGENTTNGEENGAHALANNHADLMEVDGDVEIPQNKAMVLRGHESEVFICAWNPVSDLLASGSGDSTARIWNLSENSTSSSTQLVLRHCIREGGQDVPSNKDVTSLDWNSEGTLLATGSYDGFARIWTKDGNLASTLGQHKGPIFALKWNKKGNFILSAGVDKTTIIWDAHTGEAKQQFPFHSAPALDVDWQSNNTFASCSTDMCIHVCKLGQDRPIKTFQGHTNEVNAIKWDPTGNLLASCSDDMTLKIWSMKQDSCVHDLQAHSKEIYTIKWSPTGPGTNNPSANLMLASASFDSTVRLWDVERGICIHTLTKHQEPVYSVAFSPDGRHLASGSFDKCVHIWNTQTGALVHSYRGTGGIFEVCWNAAGDKVGASASDGSVCVLDLRK; translated from the exons atgctgaatcGACTGAATAGCAGCCAACAGTGTTGGACACACAAGTGTCAGGCCTTCT GTTTCTCCCACTCAGCGTTTACATTTGGTATAGAAAGCCACATCAGCCAATCTAACATCAACGGTGCTCTGGTTCCCCCTGCTGCTCTCATCAGCATCATCCAGAAGGGCCTGCAGTATGTCGAGGCTGAAGTCAGCATCAATGAG GATGGGACGCTATTTGATGGGCGGCCCATTGAGTCTCTGTCCCTGATCGACGCAGTAATGCCAGATGTTGTTCAGACACGGCAGCAGGCCTACCGTGACAAAATGGCCCAGCAGCAGGCTGCCGCTTCAGCACCTACGTCAGCCACTGGTGGTAGCATTGGCAGCAATGCCAAAAATGGAGAGAATACCACCAATGGAGAAGAGAATGGAGCTCATGCCTTAGCAA ACAACCACGCAGACCTGATGGAGGTGGACGGAGATGTAGAGATCCCACAGAACAAGGCCATGGTCTTGCGGGGCCACGAGTCCGAGGTCTTCATCTGTGCCTGGAACCCAGTCAGTGATCTGCTGGCATCGGG GTCCGGTGATTCGACAGCTCGTATCTGGAACCTGAGTGAGAACAGTACAAGCAGCTCCACACAACTGGTTCTGAGACACTGCATACGTGAGGGGGGGCAGGACGTCCCCAGCAACAAAGACGTCACCTCACTAGACTGGAAT AGTGAGGGCACGCTGTTAGCAACAGGCTCCTATGATGGATTTGCCAGAATATGGACAAAGGATG GGAACCTGGCCAGTACACTTGGCCAACACAAAGGTCCCATCTTTGCCcttaaatggaataaaaaaggCAATTTTATCCTGAGTGCCGGAGTAGACAAG ACTACAATCATATGGGATGCCCACACAGGAGAAGCCAAACAACAGTTTCCCTTCCATTCAG CTCCAGCACTAGACGTGGACTGGCAGAGCAACAACACGTTTGCATCCTGCAGTACAGACATGTGCATCCACGTCTGTAAACTAGGACAGGACAGACCCATAAAAACATTCCAAGGACACACA AATGAAGTGAATGCAATCAAGTGGGATCCTACAGGGAACCTGCTAGCCTCCTGCTCAGATGACATGACACTGAAG ATCTGGAGTATGAAGCAGGACTCCTGTGTCCATGACCTACAGGCCCACAGTAAAGAAATCTACACCATCAAATGGAGCCCCACCGGCCCTGGGACCAATAATCCCAGCGCTAACCTTATGCTAGCCAG TGCATCATTTGACTCCACAGTTCGGCTTTGGGATGTGGAAAGAGGCATCTGTATTCATACACTGACTAAACACCAAGagccagtctacagtgtggctTTTAGTCCTGATGGTCGGCATCTGGCCAGTGGCTCCTTTGACAAATGCGTGCACATCTGGAATACACAG ACAGGTGCTTTAGTCCACAGTTACAGAGGGACAGGGGGGATCTTTGAGGTCTGCTGGAACGCAGCAGGGGATAAAGTGGGAGCCAGTGCATCAGATGGATCT GTGTGTGTACTAGACCTTCGGAAAtag